A genomic region of Plasmodium vivax chromosome 1, whole genome shotgun sequence contains the following coding sequences:
- a CDS encoding 26S proteasome non-ATPase regulatory subunit 4, putative (encoded by transcript PVX_088150A): protein MSSIEATIICVDNSDYNRNEDIVPNRFLSQIDCVNVLCCNKTSMHYKNNIGIVMMAGDKTKVKVSLTNDIGQLLSCIHEIKLDGTCDIVRSLLIAQLALKHRVDKNLGQKIMLFVGSPLKVNEKQLISTGKQLKKNNICLDIISYGDIHKNRDILMKLYDSVNSNGNCKFIECPETENNLSRFVLNSFLNNNDYNIGNIQEDEQLMNAMQMSLEESQQLPEQKNVSAANGAVHSTNNDLPTIEEIESMKDIDNELKEALILSLKEYTEKNKQGGKQQDGQQQGGQQQGGQQQGGELQGDQLQGDANNPPAPPPNGGNPAGTSQPSGDTPFDAKGEENLTLVNESYKNNFDSGDHQMQVEDPKEKKENESYEKVFKIDKEDGGLQDNAQGSGINEHIYSSENGDGGMVLPNEQAEGASPPSAMHIQDTSYISNILGKINANVSVFGGEGDKEKEKQAGVSGKSGGKSGGEPGDEPDAASGAGQ, encoded by the exons ATGAGCTCCATCGAGGCGACCATCATCTGCGTAGATAACAGCGATTACAACAGGAATGAGGACATCGTGCCGAACAGGTTTCTCTCGCAG ATCGACTGCGTAAACGTGCTGTGCTGCAACAAGACGAGCATGCACTACAAGAACAACATCGGCATCGTGATGATGGCCGGAGACAAGACGAAGGTGAAGGTGTCCCTGACGAACGACATCGGGCAGCTGCTCTCCTGCATCCACGAAATCAAGTTGGACGGCACGTGCGACATCGTGAGGAGCCTGCTAATCGCGCAGCTGGCCCTGAAGCACCGCGTGGATAAGAACCTGggccaaaaaattatgctcTTCGTCGGGAGCCCCTTAAAAGTGAATGAAAAGCAACTCATCAGTACAGGTAAGCAACTGAAGAAGAATAACATCTGCCTAGACATCATCAGCTACGGAGACATACACAAAAATAGGGACATCCTCATGAAGCTATACGATAGCGTAAACAGTAATGGCAACTGTAAGTTTATAGAATGCCCTGAAACGGAAAATAACCTCAGCAGATTTGTTCTAAATTCCTTTCTTAACAATAACGATTATAATATTGGGAACATCCAGGAGGATGAGCAGTTGATGAATGCCATGCAGATGTCTCTAGAGGAAAGCCAGCAGCTACCCGAGCAGAAAAATGTCTCTGCTGCAAACGGAGCTGTCCACTCGACCAACAACGACCTGCCTACCATCGAAGAAATTGAGAGCATGAAGGACATCGACAATGAGTTGAAGGAGGCCTTGATTTTGTCCCTTAAGGAATACACGGAGAAGAACaagcagggggggaagcagcaggATGGTCAGCAGCAGGGTGGTCAGCAGCAGGGTGGTCAGCAGCAGGGTGGTGAGCTGCAGGGCGACCAGCTGCAGGGCGACGCGAATAACCCCCCGGCGCCCCCACCAAATGGAGGCAACCCCGCAGGAACAAGCCAACCCAGTGGAGACACCCCCTTCgacgcaaaaggggaagaaaatttgACGCTCGTAAATGAAAGCTACAAAAATAACTTTGACAGCGGAGACCACCAGATGCAAGTTGAAGACcccaaagagaaaaaagaaaacgaaagcTACGAGAaggtttttaaaatagataAGGAGGATGGGGGGTTGCAGGATAACGCTCAAGGGAGTGGCATAAATGAGCATATATACAGCTCGGAAAATGGGGATGGGGGGATGGTTCTACCGAATGAGCAAGCGGAGGGGGCATCCCCCCCCTCGGCCATGCACATTCAGGACACCAGCTACATCTCCAACATCCTGGGGAAGATTAACGCCAACGTGAGCGTGTTCGGCGGGGAGGGGGataaggagaaggagaagcaggcgGGGGTGAGCGGCAAGTCGGGCGGCAAGTCAGGCGGCGAACCGGGCGACGAGCCGGACGCCGCCTCGGGGGCGGGCCAGTAG
- a CDS encoding DegP-like serine protease 1 precursor, putative (encoded by transcript PVX_088155A) — protein MSPTERGQEGYPPVEEKQTHREASNSDGSNLHESNFRGGSSYTEGSHQVGQLKLRTNRDDQKMMKGIFTPQVVRAMKEYLLKGGKKYGSGQVGHLGGSSDQQHGGDRRTGSNQAIHPLSGEAIHPLSSEAIHPLRFFPANFAPHSGDSQRGAARRSIINEKLRRNLSQITLSVSAAEERTKERVEEGAEVGAQSVAQSGGADDGEAGALRKIYKGVVKLYVDITEPSLETIWSNSPPKRVSGSGFVIEGGLILTNAHNVAYSTRILVRKHGCSKKYEGAVLHVAHEADMALLTVADGSFYEDVSALELGPLPSLRDDVITVGYPSGGDKLSVTKGIVSRIEVQYYRHSNSRLLLTQIDAPMNPGNSGGPALVKGKVAGICFQLLKMANNTSYIIPTPVIKHFLMDLHRSGKYNGYPSLGVKYLPLDNANLRRLLGLTDLERRREVEENSGILVTEVDEEQMGCQSGGGGSTKWAVSSGEASTGAASSGEASMGAASTGAASSGEASMGAASTGAASHAITAGRGPLPGRPPITPTAPAEPLCYGLKKNDVLLSVEGTQIKSDGTVTLRGDESVDFQFLFNGKFVGDLCTCRVVRGGRVQTALVRVSRVHYLVRQHNWDVPNKFFIYGGVVFTTLTRSLYADEETDNVEVMRLLQFNLFKKQRDDEIVIVKRILPSKLTIGFNYQDCIVLTVNGIPVRNLQHLVGVIDGREGPLGGGVAKKSTQMKQMDQMGERRGTPSEGDANPYLKFTLEEDPFFQMKEEKDNLLHFLLLTSNGQQVPLVLLRAEVQRESAEIRRVYGITRERYVYSG, from the exons ATGAGCCCAACAGAACGGGGGCAGGAGGGGTACCCACCAGTagaggagaagcagaccCACAGGGAGGCATCCAATTCAGATGGAAGTAACCTCCATGAAAGTAACTTCCGTGGTGGTAGCTCCTACACGGAGGGGTCACACCAAGTGGGGCAACTCAAACTGAGGACCAACAGAGACGaccaaaaaatgatgaaaggTATTTTCACCCCCCAGGTGGTTAGGGCTATGAAGGAGTACCTactgaagggggggaagaaatatGGGAGTGGCCAAGTGGGGCATTTGGGGGGGTCCTCAGACCAGCAGCATGGGGGAGACAGGCGGACAGGAAGCAACCAAGCGATTCACCCGTTGAGCGGCGAAGCGATTCACCCGTTGAGCAGTGAAGCGATTCACCCGTTGAGGTTCTTTCCAG cgaaCTTCGCGCCCCACTCCGGAGACAGCCAAAGGGGTGCGGCCAGAAGGTCCATCATAAATGAAAAGCTGCGCCGAAATTTGAGCCAAATAACGCTGAGCGTTTCAGCAGCGGAGGAACGTACGAAGGAGCGTGTTGAGGAGGGTGCTGAGGTGGGTGCTCAGTCAGTTGCTCAGTCAGGTGGTGCGGATGACGGCGAGGCGGGCGCGCTGCGCAAAATATACAAAGGCGTCGTCAAGCTGTATGTGGACATCACGGAGCCGAGCCTTGAAACGATCTGGAGCAACAGTCCCCCCAAGCGCGTCAGCGG CTCCGGGTTTGTCATCGAGGGGGGCCTCATCTTGACGAATGCGCACAACGTGGCGTACAGCACGAGGATCTTGGTGAGGAAGCACGG GTGCTCCAAAAAGTACGAGGGCGCCGTTCTGCACGTGGCGCATGAAGCAGACATGGCCCTCCTGACCGTCGCAGACGGGAGTTTCTACGAAGACGTGAGCGCCCTGGAGCTGGGCCCGCTGCCCTCCCTGCGGGACGACGTCATAACGGTCGGCtacccctcggggggggacAAGCTCAGCGTCACCAAGGGTATTGTGAGCCGCATAGAGGTGCAGTACTACCGGCACAGCAACTCCAG ACTCCTCCTGACGCAGATAGACGCGCCGATGAACCCTGGGAACAGCGGAGGGCCCGCGCTCGTAAAAGGAAAGGTGGCTGGGATCTGCTTCCAGCTGCTGAAGATGGCCAATAACACTTCCTACATCATCCCCACCCCAGTGATTAAGCATTTCCTCATGGACCTTCATCGATCGGGCAAATACAATGGCTACCCCTCCTTGGGGGTTAAGTACCTGCCCCTCGACAATGCCAATTTGCGGCGACTCCTGGGGCTGACCGACTTGGAGAGGCGCCGAGAGGTGGAGGAGAACAGCGGCATACTCGTCACCGAGGTGGACGAGGAGCAGATGGGGTGCCAGTcaggcgggggggggagcacaaAGTGGGCAGTTTCATCGGGGGAAGCTTCAACGGGGGCAGCTTCATCAGGGGAAGCTTCAATGGGGGCAGCTTCAACGGGGGCAGCTTCATCAGGGGAAGCTTCAATGGGGGCAGCTTCAACGGGGGCAGCTTCACATGCAATTACTGCTGGGAGGGGCCCCCTTCCCGGGAGGCCGCCCATCACGCCCACCGCTCCCGCAGAGCCGCTCTGCTACGGACTGAAAAAGAACGACGTGCTCCTATCGGTAGAGGGAACGCAAATAAAAAGCGATGGGACGGTGACCCTCCGAGGAGACGAATCTGTAGACTTCCAGTTCCTCTTCAACGGGAAGTTCGTAGGAGACCTATGCACCTGTAGAGTCGTGAGAGGGGGGCGCGTCCAAACAGCCCTCGTTAGAGTGAGTAGGGTTCATTACCTAGTTAGGCAACACAACTGGGATGTTCCAAAtaagtttttcatttatggGGGGGTCGTCTTCACGACGCTGACGAGGAGTCTCTACGCCGATGAGGAGACAGACAATGTCGAGGTGATGCGCCTACTGCagtttaatttgtttaagaAGCAAAGGGACGACGAGATCGTCATCGTGAAGCGGATCCTCCCTTCGAAGCTGACCATCGGATTTAACTACCAAGACTGTATAGTCCTTACAGTGAATGGAATCCCCGTGCGGAACTTGCAACACCTTGTGGGGGTGATTGACGGACGGGAGGgccccctcggggggggggtCGCCAAGAAGAGCACGCAGATGAAGCAGATGGATCAgatgggggagcggcgggggaCACCCTCTGAGGGGGACGCCAACCCCTATCTGAAGTTCACTTTAGAGGAGGATCCCTTTTTCCAaatgaaggaggagaaggataACCTCCTGCACTTCCTCCTTCTCACTTCCAATGGGCAACAGGTGCCACTTGTTTTGCTGCGCGCCGAGGTCCAGCGGGAGTCCGCCGAGATTAGGCGCGTCTACGGCATCACGCGGGAGCGTTACGTGTACAGTGGTTAG